One Chlamydia ibidis 10-1398/6 genomic window, GACGATGAGCACAGCGAAGATCTTCTTTCAAGCTTTTCCAACATCCTCCTCGTAAAACTCGGTACACTCCCTGAGGAGGCCCTTGAGGAACATCCGGCTCTTGAGCAGAAATCTCATAAAAATCGTATCCATACCAATCCTGGCACCACTCATAAACATTACCTGCCATATCATAAAGACCTAAAGAATTAGCAGGATAGCTCATAACTGGTGTCGTATCTGAACTAAAGAAATTTGCCAAACTCTTATCAATCTCCTCACCACAAGGATAACGTAAACGAGCCTTGCCTCCAGATGCTGCAACTTCCCATTCAGCTTCCGTAGGAAGTCGCTTCCCTATCCAAGCAGCATAACTTGTAGCTCCATACCAAGTTACGCCAACAACAGGATGTTTAGCGTAGCCAGGTTCAATAACTAGCTTCCCTGAACGTCTTTGTATTCTAGAATCACGCAAACGAATTAATTCGTTATAATGTTTATCTTGTTCGCTACCGATACTTTCTAAATATCTAACGAATTGCTCATTAGTAACAGGATGAATATCGAGGAAAAAACTTGGAAGCAATATTTCATGATCAGGTTGTTCATCCCGTTGTCCTTCTTGACCTCCACGAATAAAGCTACCTCCTTCAATAAAGACCATTTCCGTAGACAAAGGTTGTCGATTTGCTTCTTGTTTTTCCTCCTCAATATAACGACTAACCACGGGTTCACGAACCAACAAAGACTGTAAAGCTTCAGAATAACCATCTTCCTTTTCTACAATCTCTTTTGGTCCGTCTATAGAAGTATTCATAGCTTCATCAATTGATTTAGCTTCAACAAGGACAAATTCTAAACGACTAGAATCGGGGGAAGCAAACTCTTCTCCCTGTCTGATAATTGCTTGAGGAATAGGCTGGTCTTCCTGTGGTAGAGTTTCTTCAACTATCACTCTTAATTCTTCCCTACTACACTTAGCTTTAACATTATTGAACTGTTCTCCTAAAGTTTTCTTTACGATTAAAGAAGATAAGGTATTCGCTCTTGACTCAGGAGAATAAGACAAACAAGATAGCAGTAGGTGATCCCAATCGTAATGATAATCAGGGAGAGTTTGAGAAGGCATAGGGAAAATTCCTTTTGGAAATATCCCCATAAGAAGAATATATGCCACTACACCAAAAGCATAAATATCTCGACTTGCTGTTGCCTCTCCTCCCTCTGGAGGTTCAAACATATTCAGATATTGAATTTTCGATAATAAGTTATCTTTATCGCCATCATTCAAATTTATCTTAGTGAGGTAATTACGGAGAAAATGAGCAAACCCTAACTCAGGAAGAGAAATCCTAGGCATATCACCTGAAACATCAATATATATTGATTCAAGGTCTAACCCTCCGTGCACAAGATCGTGGGAATGTGCAAAGTCGAGAACATTGGCTAATTGTCCTAATATATTAACAATTTCTAGTTCTCCTAAATTTTTGCTTCCTAAGTATTGACTCAAACTCAGTATAGGCAATTCTTTTTCTTGAGTGACTAGAAAATACCTTCCCTCAAATTGTGAAACGTTTTCGAAATTTAACAAGCCAAAATGCTGTACTTTCGCTAGTTTTACGATAGTTTCATGAAATACGCTCATGAAACCATCTAAAGATGCTAATTCATCACGCACGACTTTTAAAATATAGCGTTTTTTAATAAATCGGTGTTCTGCAAGAAGATCCTGACTCCATAGAGTTTTACCCAAGTAAGTGACAATTCTATAGTCACCAAAAAATTCATCTTTTAACTCTTCGATACTAACCATAAGAGAACTCCCCGCTTACCTGAGATTATGAAATATCCATATTACTTCGTTCAAAATCGAACATACGGTCACATTCATTCTCAACAAAATAGAAGAAAGAACATAACCACGCCACGAATTACAGAGCAAACTTAAAGTAATAGACCAAGATCTCAATTTATATAGAGAAATATAACAGCTATTTTCCAAACTGACTCTAATCTCGGCATAAGAAACTAACCTAAGGCCACTATAGGCAAAGCTTAGTAATTCTGTCTCTTATTTTTTCAAG contains:
- a CDS encoding SUMF1/EgtB/PvdO family nonheme iron enzyme, with the protein product MVSIEELKDEFFGDYRIVTYLGKTLWSQDLLAEHRFIKKRYILKVVRDELASLDGFMSVFHETIVKLAKVQHFGLLNFENVSQFEGRYFLVTQEKELPILSLSQYLGSKNLGELEIVNILGQLANVLDFAHSHDLVHGGLDLESIYIDVSGDMPRISLPELGFAHFLRNYLTKINLNDGDKDNLLSKIQYLNMFEPPEGGEATASRDIYAFGVVAYILLMGIFPKGIFPMPSQTLPDYHYDWDHLLLSCLSYSPESRANTLSSLIVKKTLGEQFNNVKAKCSREELRVIVEETLPQEDQPIPQAIIRQGEEFASPDSSRLEFVLVEAKSIDEAMNTSIDGPKEIVEKEDGYSEALQSLLVREPVVSRYIEEEKQEANRQPLSTEMVFIEGGSFIRGGQEGQRDEQPDHEILLPSFFLDIHPVTNEQFVRYLESIGSEQDKHYNELIRLRDSRIQRRSGKLVIEPGYAKHPVVGVTWYGATSYAAWIGKRLPTEAEWEVAASGGKARLRYPCGEEIDKSLANFFSSDTTPVMSYPANSLGLYDMAGNVYEWCQDWYGYDFYEISAQEPDVPQGPPQGVYRVLRGGCWKSLKEDLRCAHRHRNNPGAVNSTYGFRCAKGVD